The following DNA comes from Syngnathoides biaculeatus isolate LvHL_M chromosome 18, ASM1980259v1, whole genome shotgun sequence.
TTTTGCATCCCCCAGCAGTCGCATTGTAGGTGGTAAAGAGGCTTCTAACGGTGCCTGGCCATGGCAAGTCAGTCTCCAGCTTTTTAGTTTCCGACACACTTGCGGAGGTTCCATTATCACCCCGTACTGGATTGTATCTGCAGCGCATTGCTTCCAGGAGTGAGTTTTTACCCACGTCCTTTCTCTCTCTATTCTAATCTTTCTATGCCAGTAGATTACATTCAGAAATATGTTCAGActggttatttaattttattttttcctgaaattgCAGTTACTCCACCCCATCATTTTGGACAGTGTACTCTGGCGACACAAGCTTGTCACGAATAAGAGTAAATGGCAACAAAGTTCACAAAATCATCAGTCATGAGAAGTACGACTCAAAAACTAACGACAATGACATTGCTCTTCTGAAGCTTAAAACAGCTTTGACATTTTCAAGTAAATACTGCAATGAAATCCTTCCTCGCTTCCTCGATTTAATTTCTGTACATGATCCAGTGAATTGTTTCTCCAACAGAGACAGTAAAGCCAGTGTGCTTGCCAAACATCGGGATGCAATTCTCAGATAGACATCCAGCTTGGATTACAGGATGGGGAGCTTTACAATCATCTGGTAAGAAAAACgttgtcattaaaataaaaaaaaacccactataATTTTCAttgtccatccatacattttctgagccgcttatcctcatgagggtcacgggagtcctggagcctatcccagctatcttgaggcgtgaggtgtggtacaccctgaactggtttccagccaattgcagggcacatcgagacagacaacagttacacgtacaatcacacctaggggcaatttagagtgtccaattaacgttgcatgtttatggggtgtgggagggaactggaatgcccggagaagacccacgcaggcacggggagaacgtgcaaactccgcataggcggggccgggatttgaaccctggtcctaagaactgtgaggccaacgctccagccagttgttccactgtgttgccctcacttttttttttttttttttttttattaaaatgcattttgaaaCTAAATTACTCATAGGATTAAGATAAAATACTTAGTAATACTGTACAAGAATTCCAGAGAAAGAAGTTTGGCTAATTTGGTACGATTCAACTTCAAATGTGATTAAGTGGCAAGGCCAAGATGATATAGCATAATAGTGTTATTATTTGCTATGTAATGCTTTTACCTGAAAAGAAAATTAGTAAGTTTTCCttgaatttggatttttttccactggGCTTGATATAATTGATGATTTTTGTGCTTGATTTAAAAATCATGATTcgtgttaaaaacaaacataaaaaaaaatctaacagcCATGGTGGTCAAGAGAAGGCTCTTGTTTCCATCATCCTTGAGCCAAGATACAGAGCATCATGGCGCGTGGTTGACTTCTCCTCAGGCCCGACCCCTGACAAACTCAATCAGGCCGAGGTGACCATTTACAGCAGAAAGGACTGCAATGAACCTCCAATTTTGAACGGGGCAGTTACTGAATCGATGATTTGTGCCGGCAAACTAAGCGGCGGCGTAGATTCCTGTCAGGTGAGTTTGGCTTTGCCGTCTTTGTCACGTTAACACTACCTCGCCGACTCGACATATTTTGGCATCGCTACTATATGCTGCAGGGTGACAGCGGGGGGCCCTTGGTTGTCAAAGAGGCAGACTTGTGGTGGCTGGCAGGGGACACGAGCTGGGGGATTGGATGCGCTATCAAGAACAAGCCAGGGGTCTATGGCAATGTAACCTACTTCCTTGACTGGATACATTGGCAGATGCAGGTACGCTAGCTGATTGGTCCAGTAATGAAATCAGTCTCGGAGAACACTACACAACTGCagtgttgaaagaaaaaaaacccccccaaaaaaaaaaccagaataTAACTACAGTTAAATTAGACTGCTggaaatctttttaaaaagtcaatgaaATGCAGGGTTAACAGCAAGATGTTGCTAAATATGAAATGAGAATATGTTTTACATTTCATAGTACGGCTGCCTTTTTAAAAGTCGTGCATTGTGGAGACCCATGACGACTGTATTATCTGGCAACATAACGAGTTGtatgtttttccccaaactatGGGCAACACATTGTGTAAAATCTGTAATTATTGACACGATCTACATATTTATTAATGAGAGCATTCATGCCATGACTAGCAATTTATAGAATATTTCTTATGGTACCCAATTGAGAGATAGTAACGTGGATTATACGGGTATCCTTAATGCTTTAATTCTTTGATGTGATTTGAATAGATACAGTTCGAAGCTAGGACTGCAAGTTAGTGAGTAAAATGGAAATGCAGGATTCCTGAGAAAGAAATGATGTTAGAGCCataattttaacatttctttCATCTCTCAACAGACTAACTGACGGGGACGGTGGTGTACAGTGGCGCATTGCTTGGTGTGCTTAATTCATACAAAAACTTTGCACTTTGGAACGGAAAATATTGGTGAACACTGTATGTTTCTATTTGAACAAATGTACATgaataaagactttttttttttttttttgcacaaatgaGCAAGTGTTCAGTGAGTTACAATGCTGCAAGATAGCTACCaaaatttccggcctacagagtgcactggATTATATGCCTCACCCTGTACattagtaaaggaaataccatttggtacgtacataagccgcacctgtgtaaaagttgcaagtacccacgttgaaacccacatcgaaacatgggatatttacaaagaaagacggtacacagaaagagttttcaaagattTAATTACTCATCTTAtcgtaacatagcaacaacacggtagcacgaacagggttggttaaaacaacaacaacataccagaccctcgtgaagataagcagctaagaaaatggctggatggacaaaataaatacagatggGGGAGGGAGAGAAGGCAACATCACATAAAAAGGTgcattttaaaggggaattccggtggtttgcatgaacagtgtatccgataggtcatgtcgtACGTACTCTATttcgacaatgtgatgttaaatcctctctcacttaatagtgctttgagaagatttttatcgacaattccgaattttcaggggcgctgccattttcgcgagtcacatgacctatgtgcacagatgtgacgtgttacgtgccgttccaaacactcgattagatgggacgccatttatgcccagcgttgatttctcggatttatcctcacctgatggagaaatagcagtatcggttgatcgggaaggtggaggaatacttccatccagatttgaacctgtggctgtaaataatgttgaatattcggatggttcttcgggcggaatgacactGGACTCTGACcgctcggaggcctacgcggaCGACTTAAGTGCgtaaaatggcagcgcccctgaaaattcgtaattgtcgataaaaatcttctcaaagcactattaagtgagagaggatttaacatcacattgtcaaaatagagtagatACTACATGACCTACTGAATACATTGTTCATGGCAAGCatcggaattcccctttaagaagTGATTTAAAAGATGTCCCCAATTTTTTGTCACATCTCCTCGAGCAGGTCATCTCAAAAGTTGAGGCATTCTGATGGCAACTGCAGGCTCATCTTTAGTTATACAAGCCTTGACTTTGGAACAACCGGAAAACCTTCACCTGGGGCCGTGAGCTGGCTCGTTCGGGGTTGAAAGTTCGGTAAGATAGCTTGGAGCCAGGCCCACACAAGGTTTAAAAGTAGCCAGTTAAATCTTAAAATCGATTCTAAAACAAACTGCGAGCCAGTGAAGTGATGGTAACATTGAAGCGATAAGATGCAGCCTATTGGGTCCGGTGAGAAGCCTCCAGTAGGTGCCGCATTTTGAATCAGCTGGAGGCGAGAACGGGATTTTGAACTCAATAGATTGAGCCGGAGCCTTTTCCTGCTGCCTTTGAAGGAAAGCCGGCGAGTCACCAGCCAATAGCGCGGCACATGTAGAacaacaaccattcgcactcacaccCACGCTCGCAGAACGTATGTGAAACGTATCTGGCCTTGCccttttacatatttatttttcatacatcAGAACACAGGGGTTTTCAAAGGCTATCTGATTTATGAGGACTGGGCTAGTTAAGACTGAGGTCATTTCGGGAAGTATTTGTCATTGTCAAATAAAGGATGAGTGAGGCATCTGATGTCAAAGGTGAAGTATCTGGTTAATCAGTACACGTCAGTTCACAGTGACTGTTT
Coding sequences within:
- the tmprss2 gene encoding transmembrane protease serine 2 isoform X2, which translates into the protein MPVCSEGWDDNYGKAVCELMGYKKEDYVTYSRTNRGRLASNGFMKLIPGSDHQSKIQLQLSHSQLCRGGFVGLRCMDCGQSFASPSSRIVGGKEASNGAWPWQVSLQLFSFRHTCGGSIITPYWIVSAAHCFQDYSTPSFWTVYSGDTSLSRIRVNGNKVHKIISHEKYDSKTNDNDIALLKLKTALTFSKTVKPVCLPNIGMQFSDRHPAWITGWGALQSSGPTPDKLNQAEVTIYSRKDCNEPPILNGAVTESMICAGKLSGGVDSCQGDSGGPLVVKEADLWWLAGDTSWGIGCAIKNKPGVYGNVTYFLDWIHWQMQTN
- the tmprss2 gene encoding transmembrane protease serine 2 isoform X1, with amino-acid sequence MNIYQLNAPAYENHGFQLQENRPPPYAPHHAIYPSLPQATPSYVAFTPNPINTHHTVAPAQPQSTPQNKGLRRCPWQRILCASICVAFVLVVLTVLLWYFFYFQCALGKSCVYSGHCLRSSQWCDGVEDCAHGEDESQCFRLQGSNFVLESFSSHNQLWMPVCSEGWDDNYGKAVCELMGYKKEDYVTYSRTNRGRLASNGFMKLIPGSDHQSKIQLQLSHSQLCRGGFVGLRCMDCGQSFASPSSRIVGGKEASNGAWPWQVSLQLFSFRHTCGGSIITPYWIVSAAHCFQDYSTPSFWTVYSGDTSLSRIRVNGNKVHKIISHEKYDSKTNDNDIALLKLKTALTFSKTVKPVCLPNIGMQFSDRHPAWITGWGALQSSGPTPDKLNQAEVTIYSRKDCNEPPILNGAVTESMICAGKLSGGVDSCQGDSGGPLVVKEADLWWLAGDTSWGIGCAIKNKPGVYGNVTYFLDWIHWQMQTN